The Engystomops pustulosus chromosome 9, aEngPut4.maternal, whole genome shotgun sequence genome includes a window with the following:
- the LOC140076472 gene encoding ficolin-2-like yields MFSSTFMVLFLAITFGNAEDTCPGGSECLTVLRGCPGAPGAKGEKGEKGECGPPGERGPEGTIGSSGPPGLKGDAGAPGPKGDKGDPGAPEVLYTARDCKSLLEKGFTLSDWYIIYPDGKQPLRVLCDMHTDGGGWIVFQRRYDGSVDFLQNWESYKKGFGSRLSEFWLGNENIYKITSSGTWELRIDLQDFDFINSFAKYSSFKVMGESEKYKLVLGGFTGGNAGDSLSIHNGMMFSTPDQDNDAYPTNCANEFKGAWWYNKCHYSNLNGLYLPGNHGSFADGINWKTGMGHNYSYRRSEMKVRRVM; encoded by the exons ATGTTCTCCTCAACATTCATGGTCCTCTTCTTGGCCATTACTTTTGGTAATGCTGAAGACACATGTCCAG GCGGCTCAGAGTGTCTGACCGTTCTCCGAGGATGTCCTGGAGCTCCAGGTGCCAAAGGAGAGAAAGGAGAGAAAGGAGAGTGTGGCCCACCAGGGGAGAGAG gtCCTGAAGGAACTATAGGAAGCTCTGGGCCACCTGGATTGAAAG GAGATGCAGGAGCTCCAGGACCAAAAG GAGATAAGGGAGATCCCGGCGCTCCAGAAGTCTTGTACA CTGCCCGGGACTGTAAATCTCTGCTGGAGAAAGGATTTACCCTGAGTGACTGGTACATTATATATCCTGATGGGAAGCAGCCGCTACGAGTCCTGTGTGATATGCACACTGATGGCGGCGGCTGGATT GTCTTCCAGAGACGTTATGATGGATCAGTGGATTTCCTCCAGAATTGGGAATCTTACAAGAAAGGATTTGGCAGTCGTCTATCTGAGTTCTGGTTGGGGaatgaaaatatttataaaattactTCATCAG GTACCTGGGAGCTGCGCATTGATCTCCAGGACTTTGATTTCATAAACTCTTTTGCTAAATACAGTTCATTTAAAGTGATGGGAGAGAGTGAGAAATACAAGCTGGTGCTCGGGGGCTTTACTGGTGGGAATGCAG GAGATTCTCTCTCCATTCATAACGGGATGATGTTCTCCACCCCGGACCAAGACAATGATGCTTATCCTACAAATTGTGCGAATGAGTTCAAGGGAGCCTGGTGGTATAATAAATGTCATTATTCCAACCTGAATGGGCTCTACCTTCCCGGGAATCATGGCAGTTTTGCTGATGGGATTAATTGGAAAACAGGGATGGGTCATAACTATTCCTACAGGAGATCAGAGATGAAAGTCAGACGTGTGATGTAA